A DNA window from Bdellovibrio sp. BCCA contains the following coding sequences:
- a CDS encoding endonuclease I family protein → MNVLMLTLVVLFSANFGHAAPASQEVPYYGEKFYSDLASGISNNDLKNSIKLVLRSYHLRVNGGLDQIVNNCSGSNCYAQTSIGYNGARVYLMGKFYLHDNGGGNYSVTDVYCDNEKTAADFRGGNAPAPNRIPDSNVINVEHTWPQSRFSGKFDKGTQKADLHHLFPTDSKLNSVRGNNNFGEVVKDTKTLGCPASRFGTPDGGGKEIFEPPHNHKGNVARALFYFSLRYDLPINASEEAFLRKWAKEDPIDDEEIRRNDDIYATQGNRNPFVDFPNLQDNIADF, encoded by the coding sequence ATGAACGTTTTGATGCTTACACTGGTGGTCCTGTTTTCTGCAAACTTCGGACATGCCGCTCCCGCTTCTCAGGAAGTTCCTTACTACGGCGAGAAATTTTACAGCGACCTCGCTTCTGGAATTAGCAACAACGATTTAAAAAATAGCATCAAACTAGTTTTAAGAAGTTACCACCTTCGTGTGAATGGGGGCCTTGATCAGATAGTCAATAACTGCAGCGGATCTAATTGTTATGCGCAGACTTCGATCGGATACAACGGAGCCCGCGTTTACTTGATGGGTAAATTCTATCTTCATGACAATGGCGGCGGAAATTACTCAGTAACAGATGTCTACTGTGACAACGAAAAGACAGCCGCCGATTTCAGAGGCGGAAACGCTCCCGCTCCCAACAGAATTCCTGACAGCAACGTGATCAACGTTGAGCACACCTGGCCACAAAGCCGTTTCTCTGGCAAATTCGATAAAGGCACTCAAAAAGCCGACCTTCATCACCTTTTCCCTACCGATTCAAAATTGAACTCTGTTCGTGGTAACAACAACTTCGGTGAAGTCGTGAAAGACACGAAAACGTTGGGTTGCCCGGCGTCTCGCTTCGGCACTCCAGACGGCGGTGGCAAAGAGATCTTTGAACCACCTCACAATCACAAAGGAAATGTCGCTCGCGCGTTGTTCTACTTCTCTTTGCGCTACGATCTTCCAATCAATGCCAGCGAAGAAGCTTTCTTACGTAAATGGGCTAAAGAAGATCCGATTGATGACGAAGAAATCCGTCGCAACGACGACATTTACGCAACTCAAGGTAACAGAAATCCATTCGTTGATTTCCCGAACCTTCAAGACAACATCGCTGATTTCTAG
- a CDS encoding ABC-F family ATP-binding cassette domain-containing protein: MAITLLQLQSGYKAFGSKSLFEDATFAINEGEHVGVIGPNGAGKSTLFKILVDQEHLDQGIVTKSQQLRLGYLEQESDWNVDEKVEEYLAKNCIKPLWELKQFGLKLGLSEAHFQSHLKQLSGGYRMRVKLLYLIGQEPNLLLLDEPTNFLDLETLLVLENFLQEFKGAFLLISHDREFLRRVTDHILEVESGDIVKFPGSLDDYFEQKAMLNEILQKQILNQQAKRKSIMDFVTRFGAKATKARQAQSRLKALEKMEVIEMKAAPTHSHIHIPPASPTGKTILEIEHADCGYGDKVILKDVSLRLERGNHLGIVGLNGAGKSTLLKSLGEQIPLVKGSIKWGHQVSFSYFAQHTPEALNPEHTVIEAMASLAHKEVTHQDVLNIAGSLLFSGDAALKKVKVLSGGEKSRVALGQILLQKSPLLLLDEPTNHLDFDTVEALTTALEKYEGTIVTVSHDRGFIGRVANKILEVNHGKLTLYPGTYDEYVWSLQKGFLADRVFENADASVRSAGKSDESTKFNYKEERKRLEGQIKKSQKLIEDCDKKIADLNKMRDSLNEKLMSAAGEKAGTLAKELHDTSAQIEDLENTMLQAMEDQHSFESELKQLVGS; this comes from the coding sequence ATGGCTATCACCCTTCTACAACTTCAATCCGGTTACAAAGCCTTTGGTTCAAAAAGTCTTTTTGAAGACGCCACCTTTGCTATTAACGAAGGGGAACACGTTGGCGTTATCGGTCCCAACGGAGCCGGCAAATCCACTTTGTTTAAGATCCTGGTCGATCAAGAACATCTTGATCAAGGTATTGTCACAAAATCTCAACAACTGCGTTTGGGATATTTGGAGCAAGAATCTGATTGGAATGTCGACGAGAAGGTTGAAGAGTATCTTGCGAAGAACTGCATTAAACCACTGTGGGAACTTAAACAGTTTGGATTGAAATTAGGTTTAAGCGAAGCGCACTTTCAATCGCATTTAAAGCAACTCAGCGGTGGTTATCGCATGCGTGTGAAGCTTTTGTACTTAATTGGACAAGAGCCGAATTTACTTTTGCTGGACGAGCCCACGAACTTCTTGGACCTAGAAACTTTGTTGGTTTTAGAAAACTTCTTGCAAGAATTCAAAGGCGCGTTTCTTTTGATCTCACATGACCGCGAATTTCTTCGTCGCGTGACAGATCATATTCTAGAAGTTGAGTCTGGCGATATTGTGAAGTTTCCAGGAAGTCTTGATGACTACTTTGAGCAAAAAGCGATGCTCAATGAAATTTTGCAAAAACAAATTCTCAATCAGCAGGCTAAAAGAAAATCCATTATGGATTTCGTCACTCGTTTTGGAGCGAAAGCCACCAAAGCCCGTCAAGCGCAAAGCCGTTTGAAAGCTCTGGAAAAAATGGAAGTGATTGAGATGAAGGCGGCCCCCACGCATTCACACATCCATATTCCTCCGGCAAGTCCGACTGGAAAAACAATTCTCGAAATCGAGCATGCGGATTGCGGTTACGGCGACAAAGTCATTCTTAAAGATGTTTCACTGCGCTTAGAACGTGGCAATCATTTAGGCATCGTGGGTCTTAACGGTGCTGGTAAATCCACTTTGCTTAAATCTTTGGGTGAGCAAATTCCCTTGGTAAAAGGTTCCATTAAGTGGGGTCATCAAGTTAGTTTTTCTTATTTTGCTCAACACACTCCGGAAGCCTTAAATCCTGAACACACTGTGATTGAAGCGATGGCGTCTCTGGCACACAAAGAAGTGACTCATCAGGATGTTCTTAATATCGCAGGAAGTTTGTTGTTTTCTGGTGATGCGGCTTTGAAGAAAGTCAAAGTGCTTTCCGGTGGTGAGAAATCGCGCGTGGCTTTGGGGCAGATTCTTTTACAGAAATCTCCGTTACTATTATTAGATGAGCCGACGAATCATTTGGACTTCGACACGGTCGAAGCTTTGACGACAGCCTTGGAAAAATACGAAGGTACGATTGTGACCGTCAGCCATGATCGTGGTTTTATCGGTCGTGTCGCGAACAAGATTTTGGAAGTGAATCACGGTAAACTCACTCTTTATCCAGGCACCTATGACGAATACGTATGGAGTTTGCAAAAAGGCTTTTTGGCAGATCGAGTTTTTGAAAATGCCGACGCCTCTGTCCGCTCTGCTGGAAAATCGGATGAGTCCACAAAGTTTAACTACAAAGAAGAGCGCAAGAGACTTGAAGGTCAGATTAAAAAGTCTCAAAAGCTTATTGAAGACTGCGACAAGAAGATTGCCGATCTTAATAAGATGAGAGATTCTTTAAATGAAAAACTGATGAGCGCTGCGGGAGAAAAAGCGGGAACTCTGGCGAAAGAGCTCCACGACACGAGCGCTCAGATTGAAGATCTTGAAAACACCATGCTTCAAGCCATGGAAGATCAGCACAGTTTCGAAAGTGAACTCAAACAGCTTGTGGGGTCGTAA
- a CDS encoding DUF2799 domain-containing protein — MTRILLIALALNLTACASYFKKKECESVNWFEHGKKVALRGEWLNSDKLVNECRKVEAEIQESQLDQGFKSGMQKYCSPSYAYQVGKSGDFYSREVCEGPQINVLLAEHKKGVKDYCAKSNGQNAGASGKKYQNICPKDLEPAFLAEYRKGRKRYVQAMISSRESDIHEIETKIASRRADLSYNQGRLGSLEGEVSALEAQRNFTPIANSSQRSYLDGRISSLSTDVSSLRSTVSGIQIDINNLDRERKTKMDEIKEFKAELPSLD; from the coding sequence ATGACACGAATTCTTTTGATTGCTTTGGCTTTAAATCTGACGGCGTGTGCAAGTTATTTTAAGAAAAAAGAGTGTGAGTCTGTTAACTGGTTTGAACACGGAAAGAAAGTCGCTCTTCGTGGTGAATGGCTTAATTCAGATAAGCTCGTCAATGAGTGCCGCAAAGTCGAAGCTGAAATTCAAGAATCACAACTGGATCAGGGATTCAAAAGCGGTATGCAAAAATACTGCAGTCCTTCTTACGCTTATCAAGTCGGTAAAAGCGGAGACTTCTATTCTCGCGAAGTTTGCGAAGGACCTCAGATCAATGTTCTTTTGGCGGAACACAAAAAAGGCGTGAAAGACTATTGCGCAAAATCCAACGGTCAAAATGCCGGAGCCTCAGGAAAGAAATATCAAAACATTTGCCCTAAAGATTTAGAACCTGCGTTTTTGGCGGAATACCGCAAAGGCCGTAAAAGATACGTGCAAGCGATGATCAGTTCACGCGAATCCGATATTCATGAGATTGAAACAAAAATTGCTTCGCGCCGAGCCGATTTGAGTTACAACCAAGGTCGCTTAGGCAGTCTTGAAGGAGAAGTTTCGGCGTTGGAAGCTCAAAGAAATTTTACGCCGATCGCGAATTCATCACAACGCAGTTACTTGGATGGAAGAATTTCTTCTTTGTCGACGGATGTTTCTTCATTGCGCTCTACAGTTTCTGGCATTCAGATTGACATCAACAATCTAGACCGCGAACGCAAAACGAAAATGGATGAAATCAAAGAGTTTAAGGCAGAACTGCCAAGTCTTGATTAG
- a CDS encoding ABC-F family ATP-binding cassette domain-containing protein, which produces MQNNLISVTARSLGFELPQGEKLFSDISFSLNASRYGLVGPNGVGKSTLAKILAGLLSPSSGEIKTSHAIVYLAQSEEAKNQTVAEYLIHLWDSPHVSAEEWGPLLQNIPLESYLNTLSGGEWTRVRIAEALSRAGGLLILDEPTNNLDKEARNYIAEFVDSYRGALLLISHDRDLLNHVDSILELSNQGLSVYGGNYEFYKEQKENERELQEERLDRARREKKKLEREHKEKLLSQEKRMREGTRKAARGGIPRIIAGGLKRRAQETHGRIQAHEEKRVEKAQESFQDLFAKTKRESTLGLELPETSVPEGKLIFELKDFNVRFSSQDKSLWPEDISMVMKGPKRWALAGANGAGKTTLIKTLLGQAPPEARVFGSLHKGDLATAFLDQKYSLLSGDLSILENVMEHSRYDLIETRNRLARFQFMGEKVHQKVNSLSGGEKLKASLAKILLASPAPQFLILDEPTNNLDIASLEVLEEALCEYQGALLVVSHDEVFLENIGISEVYLLQS; this is translated from the coding sequence ATGCAAAATAATTTAATAAGCGTGACCGCAAGGTCGCTGGGCTTTGAGCTTCCTCAAGGCGAAAAACTTTTTTCAGATATTTCGTTTTCTCTAAACGCTTCTCGCTATGGTTTGGTGGGACCCAACGGCGTGGGAAAAAGCACGTTAGCTAAAATTTTAGCGGGCCTTCTTTCGCCTTCGTCAGGAGAAATCAAAACTTCGCACGCGATTGTGTATTTGGCACAATCCGAAGAGGCAAAAAACCAAACGGTTGCGGAATATTTAATTCATCTGTGGGACAGTCCTCATGTCTCTGCCGAGGAGTGGGGCCCTTTGCTGCAAAATATTCCTTTAGAAAGTTACTTAAACACATTAAGCGGAGGAGAATGGACCCGTGTGCGTATTGCCGAAGCATTATCGCGAGCGGGTGGTTTACTTATTTTAGATGAACCTACGAACAATCTAGATAAAGAAGCACGGAACTATATCGCTGAATTTGTAGACTCCTACCGTGGAGCTTTACTGCTTATCAGCCATGACCGTGATCTCTTAAATCATGTGGACTCCATTCTGGAACTTTCAAATCAAGGATTGTCCGTCTATGGCGGAAACTATGAGTTTTACAAAGAACAAAAAGAAAATGAAAGAGAGCTTCAAGAAGAAAGACTGGACCGCGCTCGGCGCGAGAAAAAGAAATTGGAAAGAGAACACAAAGAAAAATTGCTCTCGCAAGAAAAGCGCATGAGAGAAGGAACTCGTAAAGCAGCACGAGGCGGAATTCCGCGCATTATTGCCGGAGGCTTAAAACGCCGCGCCCAGGAAACCCACGGCAGGATTCAAGCTCATGAGGAAAAACGTGTGGAAAAAGCCCAAGAGAGTTTTCAGGATTTGTTTGCAAAAACAAAACGCGAAAGCACTTTGGGTCTGGAACTGCCAGAGACCTCAGTGCCTGAAGGAAAATTGATTTTTGAACTCAAAGATTTCAACGTCCGGTTTTCTTCTCAAGACAAGAGTTTGTGGCCCGAAGATATTTCTATGGTGATGAAAGGTCCCAAACGTTGGGCTTTAGCGGGAGCAAACGGAGCAGGTAAGACCACTTTGATTAAAACTCTGCTGGGACAGGCGCCGCCTGAGGCGCGAGTTTTCGGATCTCTCCATAAAGGAGATCTGGCGACGGCTTTTCTTGATCAAAAGTATTCTCTTTTAAGCGGCGATCTTTCGATTCTAGAAAATGTGATGGAACATTCTCGCTATGATTTGATTGAAACCAGAAACCGTCTGGCGCGCTTTCAGTTTATGGGGGAAAAAGTTCATCAAAAAGTAAATTCACTCAGTGGGGGAGAAAAGCTCAAGGCTTCGCTTGCGAAAATTCTTTTAGCTTCTCCAGCTCCTCAGTTTTTGATTTTGGATGAGCCGACAAACAACTTGGATATCGCAAGTCTTGAAGTGCTCGAAGAGGCTCTTTGCGAATATCAAGGGGCTTTGTTGGTGGTGTCCCACGATGAAGTTTTTCTAGAAAACATTGGAATCAGTGAGGTCTACCTTTTGCAATCTTAG
- a CDS encoding energy transducer TonB, whose amino-acid sequence MKYALWIVVSLILHLALGSYLWFCGHENPHSFHEEILDLTLATSAAQTNAVAPVMTPSVVKKTSVSGPPSFEGKNISETTAQESPAEGANSSESAESTPVGWGEVTRFPKVAKEVKATYPAEAKKAGVDGAVVLDVLIDRSGKVRDVNVISGPGFGLNESAIEALKQFEFQPAQKGSESVAVKIRYTYRFKLDVN is encoded by the coding sequence TTGAAATACGCACTCTGGATCGTTGTATCACTCATTCTTCATCTCGCTCTTGGCAGCTACCTTTGGTTTTGTGGTCATGAGAATCCACATTCTTTTCACGAAGAAATTCTAGATCTCACTTTGGCGACTTCAGCCGCACAAACAAACGCTGTCGCTCCTGTGATGACGCCTTCAGTGGTGAAAAAAACTTCGGTCTCAGGTCCTCCAAGCTTTGAAGGAAAAAATATTTCAGAAACAACAGCCCAGGAAAGTCCTGCAGAAGGAGCAAATTCTTCTGAGAGCGCTGAATCCACACCTGTGGGCTGGGGTGAAGTCACACGTTTCCCAAAAGTGGCGAAAGAAGTAAAAGCCACCTACCCTGCCGAAGCAAAAAAAGCCGGAGTAGACGGTGCTGTTGTTTTGGATGTTTTGATTGATCGCTCCGGCAAAGTCCGAGACGTCAATGTCATCAGCGGTCCTGGCTTTGGATTGAATGAATCTGCGATTGAAGCCTTAAAGCAATTCGAATTTCAACCTGCGCAAAAAGGATCTGAATCTGTTGCAGTTAAGATTCGTTATACCTACCGATTTAAATTAGATGTGAATTAA